The genome window CGGCTATACAGGCAAAGAAAAAGCTGTCCCGGACAAGGACAGCTTCACGGACGAACGCGGACATAAATGCTCTATTTTCCAGGGATATTGTTCATGGCTAATCTTTCAGCTCCAGGTATGCCTTTACCTGCTCATAATTGTTCCAGTCAATGGCACTGCGTGCGCCCACACCACCCGGCGCCAGCACATAACGGTATTGCCATTGTTTTACACCTGATGTATTGGTATAAGTAGAGGCATTATCGGTAGCATACAGGTTAATCTTGCCTGCTGTAAAATACAGGTTCAGGTTTAATAAGCCGGTCAGGGCAAAGAGGTCGGTTACCGGTAAAGGGAAAACCGCCGGCTGCGTAGGCGTGCCTGCATTCACATATACCTTAATGATACCGGATGTCAGTATCGCATTATCAATTTTTGGTGCGGCGATCTCAGCCTCCCAGGCCAGGGTATCGCCGGTGGTTGAACTGACGGCAGGGGTATAAGCAACGTCGAGCCAGCCTGAATAAATAACATTGGCGCTACCCGCCTCTCCTTTATCCCCTTTGTCGCCTTTACTTCCTGCCGGGCCGGCAGGACCTTCTTCCCCTTGCGGACCAGCATCGCCCTTTTTACAGGCAGTGAACAACAGGCCTACGGATAATACAAAAACAGCAAAATGCTTTAAAGTACAGTGTTTCATGTTTTACTATTTAGGTGTTGAGTTTTTTATAACAAATACTATATACAGCAGGCTTTACCGCAGACAAAAGATTGCCTGTTAGCAGACCTGACTATTCCTGCTACTACAATGAGTAATTTTTGTTGAATGATATGATCTCCCGTCGTGGTGTAAACTGACTCTATCCCTTAGTGACAAGCGCCACCGGTAATGATATATCTGTTGGCTAAGCTATCTTTTTTGACTTTTGCATTTAATGTTACTGTTACAAACCGCAATGCCTTTTCCAATTCGTCGCTGGTATAAAAACTACCATAGAAAATGCAATGCTTAACGTTGCCATTCAAAACGATGGAGGTATTATAAAACCGTTCCATGTCTTTTACCACTGTCGCCATCGCCACACCATCATAAATGAATTTACCGTTGTGCCTCCGTTCATAGAACAGGGCCTCTTCTGCCGCTTCTCTTTTTTCCAACTGGCCGGTAGCTTTATTGTACACAACGCTTTGGTTAACGGTCACTTCTATTTCGCCTGATCCTTTTCCCTGCGCTGCAGTCTGTACTTTTACACGGCCTGTTACCACTACTACCTGTGCTTCCTGCGCACCATAGGCCCGCACTGAAAAAGAAGTCCCCAGCACCGTGGTATGTATAAAGCGCGTATGAATAACAAAAGGGTGTTCCGGGTTCTTTGTCACTTCAAAGAATGCTTCCCCATCCAGCTTTACCACTCTTTCTTTCCCCTCAAAGGTTGCAGGATATTCCAACGTGCTACCCGGCTCCAGCGCTACTGCAGAGCCGTCGGGCAATTGCACCTTTTTCCGTTCCCGGGTCCCTGCTGCTACCTGCAGCATTTCTACCGGGTTGAAGAAGCTGTTCAGGTTGTCCTTAAAAAAATATACAGTACCTGCTATCAGGACAATTAAAGCAGCCGCAGCAATTTTTGAGCGGTACCAACGCACCA of Paraflavitalea devenefica contains these proteins:
- a CDS encoding FecR family protein, yielding MNTKEYLKYLLNAKDWTQEEKKWMLRYLDANDLSELEAVAAEEFNTDIHAVKNILDRKLSENILDKIHQQIQTPPAVHTRVVRWYRSKIAAAALIVLIAGTVYFFKDNLNSFFNPVEMLQVAAGTRERKKVQLPDGSAVALEPGSTLEYPATFEGKERVVKLDGEAFFEVTKNPEHPFVIHTRFIHTTVLGTSFSVRAYGAQEAQVVVVTGRVKVQTAAQGKGSGEIEVTVNQSVVYNKATGQLEKREAAEEALFYERRHNGKFIYDGVAMATVVKDMERFYNTSIVLNGNVKHCIFYGSFYTSDELEKALRFVTVTLNAKVKKDSLANRYIITGGACH
- a CDS encoding collagen-like protein codes for the protein MKHCTLKHFAVFVLSVGLLFTACKKGDAGPQGEEGPAGPAGSKGDKGDKGEAGSANVIYSGWLDVAYTPAVSSTTGDTLAWEAEIAAPKIDNAILTSGIIKVYVNAGTPTQPAVFPLPVTDLFALTGLLNLNLYFTAGKINLYATDNASTYTNTSGVKQWQYRYVLAPGGVGARSAIDWNNYEQVKAYLELKD